Proteins encoded within one genomic window of Zavarzinella sp.:
- a CDS encoding DUF1501 domain-containing protein, with amino-acid sequence MLDLLNNTRRHFFRDCGIGLGSAALASLLEQSAVAGPANPQAVKPPHHTPKAKAVIFLFMAGGPSQFELFDPKPELQKFHGKPIPESFVKGKRFAFMSSFAKDRPKLLGTKRKFQKYGQTGSWVSDCFPNFTRIVDDVTFVRSIATDVFNHGPAKLFFNTGSPQFGRPSMGSWVTYGIGSESQDLPGFVVLQSGPRGPRGGVLNWGSGFLPTSHQGVPFRGTGDPIINLSTPSGISANRQQSVIDAVKDLNKERFDATKDPEIQTRIASYEMAYRMQTSAPELIDLSKENKKTLEAYGAKPGDSSFANNCLLARRLVERGVRFVQLYHTDWDHHGDAVNNLDKGLDKVCRDVDQPMTALVEDLKRTGLLDSTLVIWGGEFGRTPMGEVRNTVGRNHHIDSFTMWFTGGGIKRGISIGETDEFGFSPTEDRVHVHDIQATVLHLLGLDHKKLTYRFQGRDFRLTDVHGHLINKLMA; translated from the coding sequence ACACGACGCCACTTTTTTCGCGACTGTGGGATTGGCTTGGGCAGTGCAGCACTGGCATCGTTGCTGGAACAATCTGCCGTTGCCGGACCTGCGAATCCACAGGCAGTGAAACCACCCCACCATACACCGAAGGCGAAGGCGGTTATCTTCCTGTTCATGGCAGGTGGGCCAAGCCAGTTTGAACTATTTGATCCTAAGCCAGAACTGCAGAAGTTTCATGGCAAGCCAATCCCGGAATCGTTTGTGAAGGGGAAACGCTTTGCGTTTATGAGCTCGTTTGCAAAAGACCGGCCGAAACTGCTGGGCACCAAACGAAAGTTTCAGAAATATGGCCAGACCGGCTCTTGGGTGTCGGATTGTTTTCCCAACTTCACACGGATTGTGGACGATGTCACATTTGTGCGAAGCATTGCTACCGATGTCTTCAACCACGGTCCTGCAAAACTGTTCTTCAATACTGGCTCCCCACAGTTCGGCCGACCGTCGATGGGTTCGTGGGTCACTTATGGCATCGGCAGCGAATCACAGGATCTGCCAGGCTTCGTGGTGTTGCAATCCGGCCCACGTGGCCCACGTGGAGGTGTGCTGAACTGGGGAAGTGGTTTTCTGCCAACCAGTCATCAGGGAGTGCCCTTCCGTGGTACCGGCGACCCGATCATCAATTTGTCGACCCCCAGCGGCATCAGTGCGAATCGGCAGCAATCGGTGATTGATGCGGTAAAGGATTTGAACAAAGAACGTTTCGATGCAACGAAAGATCCCGAGATTCAAACACGGATTGCTTCGTATGAAATGGCATATCGCATGCAGACCAGTGCACCGGAATTGATTGACCTGAGTAAGGAAAACAAGAAAACACTGGAAGCCTATGGGGCAAAACCAGGTGATTCTTCGTTCGCGAATAATTGTCTGTTGGCACGTCGCCTGGTAGAACGCGGGGTGCGTTTCGTGCAGTTGTACCACACCGACTGGGATCACCACGGTGATGCGGTGAATAATCTGGACAAAGGGTTGGACAAAGTGTGTCGCGATGTCGACCAGCCAATGACCGCACTGGTAGAAGATTTGAAACGCACTGGCCTGCTTGATTCCACTCTCGTCATCTGGGGTGGTGAATTTGGCCGCACGCCAATGGGTGAAGTTCGCAACACCGTGGGCAGAAACCACCACATTGATTCATTTACGATGTGGTTTACTGGTGGTGGCATCAAACGTGGTATCAGCATTGGCGAAACTGATGAGTTTGGTTTCAGCCCCACGGAAGATCGTGTGCACGTGCACGATATTCAAGCCACGGTGCTGCACCTGTTGGGGCTGGATCACAAAAAACTGACGTACCGTTTTCAGGGCAGGGATTTCCGTCTTACCGATGTCCATGGCCACCTGATCAACAAACTCATGGCATAA